The Actinomycetota bacterium genome window below encodes:
- a CDS encoding glycosyltransferase family 4 protein, with protein MVDVLMPIHLDRWRNAISTELREIAVRVPDVSFFSFSGPETAEDAELGSGLWERENMSIASIGDVASRRFDVVHHASSTWRSIGAVAAVRLRSRRVRHIYTSSVERFSWHPHVRAEDLAVRSAHIVCAVSEAVAASIKKHYGRTVDAVIPNAVDTSFFCQLAVRPETVSRLELHRPFAVWVGTLERRKRPDVFLRLADQMPDWQFVMLGGAGPGSEGADVVRRLAGASNVRWLGLQPRGVVRDVLAAAALMVFPSETEGLPLSVLEAQAMGLPVVAQPSSSMPEIIRHDETGWLLPPHDLARWEQVIRDVGDWDPSMRQRFSEAARSAVERRFGWDANAGAYRELYLEGSRS; from the coding sequence ATGGTCGACGTTCTGATGCCCATCCATCTGGACCGTTGGCGCAACGCCATCTCGACGGAGCTCAGAGAGATCGCTGTTCGCGTCCCCGACGTATCGTTCTTCTCGTTCTCCGGTCCTGAAACGGCCGAGGATGCAGAGCTGGGAAGCGGCCTGTGGGAACGCGAAAACATGAGCATTGCATCGATCGGAGATGTAGCCAGTCGGCGCTTCGACGTGGTGCATCATGCCTCGTCAACCTGGAGGAGCATCGGCGCCGTAGCCGCTGTAAGGCTCCGCAGTCGCCGAGTCCGACACATCTACACCTCTTCGGTCGAAAGGTTTTCCTGGCACCCGCACGTAAGGGCCGAAGACCTAGCGGTGCGGTCGGCGCACATCGTCTGTGCGGTGAGCGAGGCCGTGGCCGCGAGCATCAAGAAGCACTACGGTCGCACCGTGGACGCCGTGATCCCCAACGCCGTGGACACCTCCTTCTTCTGCCAGCTTGCCGTGCGACCCGAGACCGTCAGCCGGCTGGAGCTTCACCGGCCGTTCGCCGTCTGGGTGGGGACCCTGGAGAGGCGCAAGCGACCGGACGTCTTTCTGCGGCTCGCCGACCAGATGCCCGACTGGCAATTCGTGATGCTGGGGGGAGCCGGCCCCGGCTCGGAAGGCGCAGACGTGGTCCGGCGCCTCGCCGGAGCTTCCAACGTCAGGTGGCTGGGTCTGCAACCGCGGGGGGTGGTGCGGGACGTCCTGGCCGCTGCCGCACTGATGGTCTTTCCCTCCGAGACCGAGGGATTGCCGCTGTCGGTCCTGGAGGCACAGGCGATGGGTCTGCCGGTGGTCGCGCAGCCGTCGAGCTCGATGCCGGAAATCATCCGGCATGACGAGACGGGATGGCTGCTGCCGCCGCACGACCTGGCTCGCTGGGAGCAGGTGATCAGGGACGTCGGCGACTGGGACCCCTCGATGAGGCAGCGCTTCTCCGAAGCAGCGCGCTCGGCGGTGGAACGGCGTTTCGGCTGGGACGCCAACGCGGGGGCGTACCGAGAGCTGTACCTCGAGGGCAGCCGGTCATGA
- a CDS encoding glycosyltransferase: protein MKPQVVPLRLDPLQGDPLISVVMTNYNYDAFVDRAVQSVLEQTYPNWELIICDDGSADSSPGILRRLAGADSRIRLILQANAGQAGALNAAAMAAEGDLLCFLDSDDWWFPVKLEEVARCLRLEPEAGMVTHALRVVGLDERILRDAYPRRLSGGWAGRRLVDGDSSVVLPPCSALSMRREIATEVFPLPVAFRSLADRVLAERGASLAPVAALQKVLGCYRQHGRNVTGAGVAPTLEGVRLAKEEMRRILGDRAQFASDRHHVSVDLPALWRLECASLDFAEALLTGKQVAAGELERVRDRRQIAIWRLLLVMPRAIAIPVWKWWWSDGLLKRSLRRWLPASDR from the coding sequence ATGAAGCCCCAAGTCGTACCGCTGAGGCTCGACCCGCTGCAGGGCGACCCGCTGATTTCGGTGGTGATGACCAATTACAACTACGACGCTTTCGTCGACCGCGCCGTGCAGAGCGTCCTCGAGCAGACCTACCCGAATTGGGAGCTGATCATCTGCGACGACGGATCCGCGGACTCCAGTCCGGGCATCCTGAGGCGTCTGGCCGGCGCGGACAGCCGCATACGACTGATCCTTCAGGCAAACGCCGGCCAAGCCGGGGCGCTCAATGCGGCGGCGATGGCAGCCGAGGGAGACCTGCTCTGCTTTCTGGACAGTGACGATTGGTGGTTTCCAGTGAAGCTGGAGGAGGTTGCGCGCTGCCTCCGGCTGGAACCTGAGGCTGGGATGGTCACGCATGCGCTGCGCGTCGTTGGACTGGACGAGCGGATCCTGCGCGATGCCTACCCGCGAAGGCTGAGCGGTGGATGGGCCGGTCGGCGACTGGTGGACGGAGACTCGTCGGTGGTCCTGCCGCCCTGCTCGGCCCTGTCTATGAGGCGCGAGATAGCGACCGAGGTCTTTCCCCTGCCCGTCGCGTTCCGGTCATTGGCGGACCGCGTGCTGGCGGAGCGTGGAGCAAGCCTCGCGCCGGTGGCAGCGCTGCAGAAGGTGCTCGGCTGCTACCGGCAGCACGGGCGGAACGTGACCGGCGCTGGAGTAGCTCCGACACTGGAGGGGGTGAGGCTGGCAAAGGAGGAGATGCGCAGGATCCTTGGCGATCGCGCCCAGTTCGCCTCTGATCGCCACCATGTGTCCGTGGACCTTCCGGCCCTGTGGAGGCTCGAGTGCGCGTCGCTCGACTTTGCCGAGGCCCTCCTGACGGGAAAGCAGGTCGCGGCTGGTGAGCTGGAGAGGGTTAGGGACCGGAGGCAGATCGCCATCTGGCGGCTGTTGCTGGTGATGCCGAGAGCGATCGCCATTCCTGTGTGGAAGTGGTGGTGGTCCGATGGTCTCCTCAAGAGGTCGTTGCGCCGCTGGCTCCCCGCGTCGGACCGCTGA